The DNA region CGCTGTTACGGATAAGCGGGTACAGGTAATAAGCCGCCTTGGTTGATAAGATCCCAAAACCAGCCCCTGCTATGATATCACTAAACCAGTGCTTGTTGTTATACACACGCAGGATTGCTGTAGTGGTTGCAAAGGCATATCCTATACCGCCATATATGGGCGATCGGTCGCCATATTCCTGGGCCATAAACTCGGCAGAGACAAAGGCATTGCCGGTATGCCCCGAAGGGAACGAAAACTTATCGGAGCCATCCGGCCGCTCACGGTGGGTTACGCGTTTTAAACCAAAAGTGGTGCCGGCAAATATGGCTTCAGAAAGCACCAGCAGCATGGTACGGTCAATAAATGTATTTTTACCATGAATGCCGACCAGGTTCAAAGCATAAACTGAAACTATTGGCGCATATTGGAGTGAATTATCAACACTGGTGCGAAAACCGGGATGATCCTTGTTCATGTCATTCCGTACACGGTAATCAATATTACGTATAAATCCTACTTTTAACGATAGCAGGCCATAAGTGATAAAAGCAGCCGGCGGTATGTATGATGGAAACTTACTTTGAAGATGCTTAACCGTATCGGGCAATGTCAGGATATTCCTGGCAGAGTCTTTTTGCAGAGAATCCTTCTTTACAGCATCTTTTTGTAACGTATCCTTAACCTGGGCATATGACGGCAGCGAGAACGAAGCTGCCAATAGCATCGAAATAAAATAAAACCTGAACTTTTGCAAAGAATCCCCCTTATTAAGCGCTGATAAAATACAATTATACAGTTCAATTCTGTATAATTTCTGAAGTACGTAAACAATAAATTAACACGCTGTTAACGTAAATTATATTAAATATGTTGTATGCCGTTTAAAATTGATGAGAGGCAGGGCCTTCATTTTAATTGTTCTTTTAACAATAAATAAAATTACCTATGTTTGATCTGTACTCCTTATAAACCACCAAACTATCTGAATGAAGATCATCAAACTTATCCCCTGCCTTTTATTATTTATCAGCAGCCGCATTTTTGCCCAGGATCAGGCCAATATCACCATTAACCTACATGATAAAATTGGCGATATGTACCCTTTTTGGGCATGGTTTGGACATGACGAACCCAATTATACCTATATGAAAGACGGGCGAAAGCTTCTTTCAGAACTGGCAGCATTAAGCCCTGTACCGGTACGCATGCGGGTTCATAACCTGCTCACCAGCGGTGACGGCACAGCGGCGCTGAAATGGGGATCGACAAACGCGTACACTGAAGACGCCAATGGAAACCCGGTTTATAACTGGCGTTTGGTCGACAGTATTTTTGATACTTACATTAAACTGGGCATGAAACCTTATGCACAGATTGGTTTTATGCCCGAGGCTTTGTCAACTCATCCCAAACCATATCGCCATTACTGGAAACCCGGCGATAACTATGATGATGTTTACACAGGATGGGCCTACCCTCCCAAAGATTATAATAAGTGGGAAGAGCTTATTTATCAATGGGTAAAGCATTGTGTACAACGCTATGGCCAGGCCGAGGTTGAAAGCTGGTACTGGGAAGTGTGGAACGAACCGAACATAGGCTACTGGAAAGGTACTATGAAAGAGTTCTTTAAACTATACGATTATGCCGCACATGGTGTAAAACGGGCACTGCCCACTGCACACATAGGCGGACCGGAAGTTGCAGGCGGCTCAAGCCCCGGCGGAATGAAATTTTTGAATGCTTTTATTAAACATTGTATAGCTGATACCAATTACGCGACAGGCAAAATAGGTTCGCCTATTGATGTGATCTCTTTCCATGCCAAAGGGCAGCCTACGCTGATCAATGGCCGGGTGCGCATGAACATGGCCCCGCAGATCCGCGATATCAGGGAAGGCTTTAAAATTGTGGCATCATACCCCGAAACTAAAAACACGCCGATAGTAATAGGCGAATCGGACCCGGAAGGTTGTGCAGCCTGCGGCATGGCTACCAACCCGTCAAATGCTTATCGTAATGGCACCATGTATTCGAGCTATACGGCAGCGTCGATAGCAAGGGAATACCAACTGGCCGATTCATTAGGCGTAAACTTTATGGGCTCCGTATCATGGTCGTTCGAGTTTGAAAACCAGCCCTGGTTTTATGGCTTCCGCGATTTGGCTACAAACGGAATTGATAAGCCGGTACTTAACGTTTTCCGGATGCTGGGCATGATGAAAGGCAAACGCCTGAAAGTAACCGGCGACCAGATGTATTCGCTTAAAACCGTAGCTGATTCAAGCATCAGGGGAAATAATACAGATATCGGTGCTTTGGCAGCCGCAGATAAAAAAGAAATGACCGTATTGCTGTGGAACTACCATGACGATGACCAGCATGATGCAGGGAAAACCGTAAAGATCAGGATAGAACACCTGCCACCCACCTTTGTAAAACTAAGTCAATACCGCGTTGATGATGAGCATAGCAATGCCTATGAAGTGTGGAAAAAGATGGGTTCGCCGCAAAAACCTACAGCCGCGCAAATTAAGGAACTTGAAAAAGCAGGGCAATTACAACAGTTCGGCAAACAGGTTACGCTACAGGGTAAATCAGGGCTGGCAGGTGCCACTGTATTGTTACCAAGGCAGGGCGTGGCACTTTTAAA from Mucilaginibacter sp. SJ includes:
- a CDS encoding phosphatase PAP2 family protein; its protein translation is MQKFRFYFISMLLAASFSLPSYAQVKDTLQKDAVKKDSLQKDSARNILTLPDTVKHLQSKFPSYIPPAAFITYGLLSLKVGFIRNIDYRVRNDMNKDHPGFRTSVDNSLQYAPIVSVYALNLVGIHGKNTFIDRTMLLVLSEAIFAGTTFGLKRVTHRERPDGSDKFSFPSGHTGNAFVSAEFMAQEYGDRSPIYGGIGYAFATTTAILRVYNNKHWFSDIIAGAGFGILSTKAAYYLYPLIRNSVFRGGNEKGKNNNSLLLPTYQDGRVGLTFAKSF
- a CDS encoding GH39 family glycosyl hydrolase encodes the protein MKIIKLIPCLLLFISSRIFAQDQANITINLHDKIGDMYPFWAWFGHDEPNYTYMKDGRKLLSELAALSPVPVRMRVHNLLTSGDGTAALKWGSTNAYTEDANGNPVYNWRLVDSIFDTYIKLGMKPYAQIGFMPEALSTHPKPYRHYWKPGDNYDDVYTGWAYPPKDYNKWEELIYQWVKHCVQRYGQAEVESWYWEVWNEPNIGYWKGTMKEFFKLYDYAAHGVKRALPTAHIGGPEVAGGSSPGGMKFLNAFIKHCIADTNYATGKIGSPIDVISFHAKGQPTLINGRVRMNMAPQIRDIREGFKIVASYPETKNTPIVIGESDPEGCAACGMATNPSNAYRNGTMYSSYTAASIAREYQLADSLGVNFMGSVSWSFEFENQPWFYGFRDLATNGIDKPVLNVFRMLGMMKGKRLKVTGDQMYSLKTVADSSIRGNNTDIGALAAADKKEMTVLLWNYHDDDQHDAGKTVKIRIEHLPPTFVKLSQYRVDDEHSNAYEVWKKMGSPQKPTAAQIKELEKAGQLQQFGKQVTLQGKSGLAGATVLLPRQGVALLKFSW